One window from the genome of Gimesia aquarii encodes:
- a CDS encoding response regulator — MRVLVVDEVGYTCYVHTRLLEELGYEVVCASSGFEALTILEQDSEIRIVFSELVMRELDGLDLFLKVQKQEHYTDDGQLEAPMFFVMTTLQPADKSQTRLVERLELAKKLGITGVIYKSRDREELKTVFSETLRTTLGELSEAAPIDICTPAETLCEVVKDIIEAKNLEAAEEFYNLIIAQSEYLEFFITSSQKRAELA, encoded by the coding sequence ATGAGAGTCCTTGTTGTTGATGAAGTTGGATACACATGCTATGTACATACCCGGCTCCTAGAAGAGCTTGGTTATGAAGTTGTGTGTGCCTCATCTGGGTTTGAAGCATTGACCATTTTGGAACAAGACAGCGAAATCAGAATTGTTTTCTCTGAGTTAGTGATGAGAGAACTTGATGGACTCGACTTATTCCTTAAGGTTCAAAAACAAGAACACTACACAGATGATGGTCAATTGGAAGCACCTATGTTTTTTGTCATGACCACTCTACAACCTGCCGATAAATCACAAACTCGACTCGTCGAAAGGCTGGAACTTGCCAAAAAGCTGGGAATTACGGGCGTAATTTATAAATCTCGCGATCGAGAAGAACTCAAAACAGTATTCTCGGAAACTTTACGAACAACGTTAGGAGAACTTTCAGAGGCCGCTCCGATCGATATTTGTACGCCAGCCGAAACACTATGTGAAGTCGTCAAAGACATCATTGAAGCAAAGAACCTCGAAGCTGCAGAAGAATTTTATAATCTTATCATCGCTCAATCTGAATACCTGGAATTTTTCATTACCAGTTCACAGAAGAGAGCCGAGTTGGCATAA
- a CDS encoding Gfo/Idh/MocA family protein: MSEVTRRSFLQTSAGAVAATSLLNNTARADINGKIRVAVLGVNGRGRTHIKAVGNIEGADVVLLCDPDKQVLEKRAAEFEKKYGRKVETETDMRKVFDRDDIDVVTVATPNHWHSLATIWACQAGKDVYVEKPGSHNLFEGRKMMEAADKYKRIVQHGVQLRSQPAIQEAVEHLRKGTIGKVYMARGLVFRWRPSIGKKPVEKVPSYLDWNLWQGPAQETDFSRRLVHYNWHWTWDYGNGDVGNQGVHETDMCLWGLDVKLPSQINAMGGKFLWDDDKETPELLTTNYFYPEENRMIQFEVRPWNTNTEDGATVGNIFYGSEGYMVVKGYKSYETYLGRKREPGPKKSGADPVEAHFTNFLDAVRSRKAETLNGPVETAHTSSGLAHLGNIAFRLGRQLNFDPKTEQFVDDPEADKYLTRQYRKPFVVPNEV; the protein is encoded by the coding sequence ATGAGTGAGGTCACGAGACGTAGTTTTCTTCAAACCAGTGCTGGTGCTGTTGCGGCCACTTCATTACTGAATAATACAGCCCGGGCTGACATCAATGGGAAAATTCGTGTAGCTGTATTAGGAGTGAACGGCCGCGGTAGAACGCATATCAAGGCTGTCGGCAATATTGAAGGTGCTGACGTTGTGTTGCTCTGTGATCCGGATAAACAAGTTCTCGAAAAACGTGCTGCCGAATTTGAGAAGAAGTATGGTCGCAAGGTCGAAACTGAGACCGATATGCGTAAAGTATTTGACCGGGATGACATTGATGTTGTTACAGTAGCTACTCCAAATCACTGGCATTCATTGGCGACGATTTGGGCATGCCAGGCTGGAAAAGATGTTTATGTTGAAAAACCAGGTTCACACAATTTATTCGAAGGTCGCAAAATGATGGAAGCGGCTGATAAGTATAAACGCATTGTGCAACACGGCGTACAACTTCGCAGCCAACCTGCAATTCAGGAAGCAGTCGAGCATCTTCGCAAAGGGACCATTGGTAAAGTTTATATGGCTCGTGGTCTCGTCTTCCGCTGGCGTCCTTCAATCGGAAAAAAGCCTGTTGAAAAAGTACCCTCCTATCTCGATTGGAACCTTTGGCAGGGACCTGCTCAGGAAACTGACTTTTCACGGCGTCTGGTGCACTATAATTGGCACTGGACCTGGGATTACGGCAATGGTGACGTAGGCAACCAGGGGGTTCACGAGACTGATATGTGCCTCTGGGGCTTGGATGTCAAACTACCTTCGCAAATTAACGCCATGGGAGGTAAGTTCCTGTGGGATGACGATAAAGAGACACCGGAACTTCTTACAACGAACTATTTTTATCCTGAAGAAAACAGAATGATTCAGTTTGAAGTACGTCCCTGGAATACGAATACCGAAGACGGAGCGACTGTGGGTAACATATTCTACGGATCGGAGGGTTATATGGTTGTTAAGGGATATAAATCTTATGAGACCTATCTGGGACGAAAACGGGAACCCGGGCCGAAGAAGAGCGGAGCTGATCCCGTCGAAGCACACTTCACCAATTTCCTGGATGCTGTCCGATCACGGAAGGCTGAGACTTTGAATGGCCCTGTCGAAACAGCTCATACCAGTTCCGGCCTTGCTCATTTGGGTAACATTGCCTTTCGTCTGGGACGCCAACTGAACTTCGATCCCAAAACAGAACAGTTTGTAGACGATCCAGAAGCAGACAAATATTTAACTCGCCAGTATCGTAAGCCATTCGTGGTTCCCAACGAAGTCTAA
- the ppk1 gene encoding polyphosphate kinase 1 → MASKASKYLNRELSWLEFNQRVLDEAHDPSIPLLERLKFLAITSSNLDEFFMVRVGGLHLLQASGNTTPDPSGMTPSETLKAISLRAHHMMVEQYQCLLNEIEPPLSEAGFQRANPLELTDSQRRIVEHVFRDEIYPVLTPMAVTPEMEFPYLVNHTLNIIVRLAPAENSENKQNRFAIIPFGRTEFRFITLPSEGGYQYLPMEDAVSLFIEQYFQGEHVLESIPFRVTKNADVSLQDEFASDLLHQMEDMLDQRKQGDCIRLEVAENVSVETLEFLERGLNVLDENVYRIPGPLDLTAFMRLTDISGFEAQKDQAWPPQPSPDVNPRLSMFKNISRQDILLCHPYESFEPIVRLIEEAAVDPDVLAIKQILYRTSKHSPIVAALIRAAEQGKHVTAIVELKARFDEARNIEWAKNLEHAGVQVIYGVKGLKTHAKICCIIRREPQGIQRYIHFGTGNYNDATAKIYSDISYFTCDEVLASDAINFFNSITGYSLPQKYQKLEAAPIGLRDKILDLIHHETERKKQGQKARIIAKVNSLVDPEIIDALYQASEAGVKIKLNIRGICCLRPGVSKLSKNIEVVSIIDRFLEHARILYFYHGGDERVLISSADWMPRNLDRRVELLVPIEEEKSQRKLVKILNSYFADNAKGRVLNGDGVYERISPGKDKKRVRCQQALYEEAVSAVKQAEKAGRTIFEPHMAPEDQ, encoded by the coding sequence ATGGCTTCTAAAGCATCAAAATATCTTAACCGGGAATTAAGCTGGCTTGAATTTAATCAACGAGTGCTGGATGAAGCCCATGATCCCTCAATCCCTTTACTGGAACGGTTAAAATTTCTGGCGATTACCAGTTCGAACCTCGACGAATTTTTTATGGTCCGCGTGGGTGGTCTCCATTTATTGCAGGCAAGTGGTAACACAACTCCTGATCCATCAGGAATGACTCCCAGTGAAACTCTGAAAGCGATCAGTTTACGCGCTCATCACATGATGGTTGAGCAGTATCAATGTTTATTGAATGAAATTGAGCCACCTCTCTCGGAAGCCGGATTTCAAAGAGCTAATCCTCTGGAATTAACTGACTCACAACGGCGAATTGTCGAACATGTCTTTCGAGATGAAATTTATCCCGTGCTCACCCCTATGGCAGTGACGCCAGAAATGGAGTTTCCTTATCTGGTAAATCATACGCTGAATATTATTGTTCGCCTGGCACCGGCTGAAAATAGTGAGAACAAGCAAAATCGATTTGCCATCATTCCTTTTGGTAGAACAGAGTTTCGATTTATTACGCTCCCTTCCGAGGGTGGATATCAATATTTACCTATGGAAGACGCAGTCAGTCTATTTATTGAACAGTATTTTCAGGGTGAGCACGTTCTGGAGAGTATTCCCTTTCGTGTCACAAAAAACGCAGATGTCAGCCTGCAAGATGAATTTGCCTCTGATCTGTTACACCAGATGGAAGATATGCTGGATCAGCGAAAGCAGGGAGATTGTATCCGTCTGGAAGTCGCTGAAAACGTTTCTGTAGAGACTCTGGAATTTTTGGAACGGGGTTTGAATGTACTTGATGAGAATGTCTACCGCATCCCCGGGCCCCTGGATCTGACCGCTTTTATGAGACTGACGGACATCTCCGGATTTGAGGCACAGAAAGATCAAGCCTGGCCACCTCAACCTTCTCCAGATGTGAACCCTCGTCTCAGCATGTTCAAGAATATTTCACGGCAGGATATCTTGCTATGCCATCCTTACGAAAGCTTTGAGCCAATCGTCAGACTGATTGAAGAAGCTGCCGTTGATCCAGATGTGTTGGCCATCAAACAGATTCTCTATCGAACCAGTAAACACAGCCCGATCGTAGCGGCATTGATACGTGCGGCTGAGCAAGGCAAACATGTGACCGCTATTGTTGAACTAAAAGCCCGTTTTGATGAAGCACGAAATATTGAATGGGCCAAGAATCTGGAGCATGCCGGAGTACAAGTCATTTATGGTGTAAAAGGACTTAAAACACATGCGAAGATCTGCTGCATTATCCGCCGTGAACCGCAAGGAATTCAGCGTTATATCCATTTTGGCACAGGCAACTATAACGATGCGACTGCGAAAATTTATAGCGATATCAGTTACTTCACCTGTGACGAAGTTTTAGCATCTGATGCAATTAACTTCTTTAATTCGATCACAGGATATTCTCTGCCACAGAAATATCAAAAACTGGAAGCAGCCCCCATCGGTTTGAGAGACAAAATTCTTGACCTGATCCACCATGAAACAGAACGCAAGAAACAAGGGCAGAAGGCAAGAATTATAGCAAAAGTCAATTCACTAGTGGATCCAGAAATTATTGATGCATTGTATCAAGCTTCAGAAGCCGGAGTTAAAATCAAACTAAATATTCGTGGGATCTGCTGTCTGCGCCCTGGTGTCTCCAAGTTAAGCAAAAATATTGAAGTCGTCAGTATTATCGATCGGTTCCTGGAGCATGCCCGGATTCTGTATTTTTATCATGGTGGTGATGAACGAGTTTTGATCTCCAGTGCCGATTGGATGCCCCGGAATTTAGATCGGCGGGTCGAATTGCTGGTGCCGATTGAGGAAGAAAAAAGTCAGCGAAAGTTGGTGAAAATTTTGAACAGCTATTTTGCCGACAATGCCAAAGGTCGGGTATTAAATGGGGATGGAGTTTACGAGCGCATCAGTCCAGGCAAAGATAAAAAACGTGTTCGCTGTCAGCAGGCTTTATACGAAGAAGCGGTTTCAGCCGTGAAGCAGGCAGAAAAAGCCGGGCGTACCATTTTCGAACCGCATATGGCTCCCGAGGATCAGTAG
- a CDS encoding Ppx/GppA phosphatase family protein gives MNTKDSPLAETTAGSNRPDSAPNRLIAVIDIGTGAIRMAIAEIKEDGNVNTLERLSQAVTLGEDTFQTRNIQKSTMEECVRILKSYRRRLDEYQITRDDQIRVVATSAVREADNRLAFTDRIFIATGFEVAPLDEAEVNRITYQGIRPYLTAKPNLDEARTIVTEIGGGTTELLLVQHGDVLFSKNYRLGALRLREMLKGYRVPLSKERTIMENQIERVIEQIVHEVPGDKSIKLVVLGGDVRFALSQLRPEDEIPDPNDSADELDRLKVSELSKFTNKILQKDEDQLVQNYHLSFTDAETLGPALLAYTKLAEAYQLKHIYVTKANFRDGLLKEMADQNNWSDEFNRQVIRSTVDFGKRFDFDETHARHVAFLADTLFQSLQNEHKLDLRNRLLLYTAALLHEIGMYVDQRGYHKHSMYLISNGNLFGLGKSDLLLVSLIARYHRRASPKATHPGYSTLDRVSRIAIAKMAAILRVADALDYSYSQRVQEIECEIVEGQLIISIPHVEDVSLEQIALVEKGPLFEEVFGLKVHLRKKK, from the coding sequence GTCAACACACTGGAGAGGCTTTCTCAAGCAGTAACACTGGGTGAAGACACCTTTCAGACTCGTAATATTCAAAAATCGACAATGGAAGAGTGTGTACGAATTCTCAAGAGCTATCGACGCAGATTGGACGAATATCAGATTACTCGCGATGATCAAATTCGTGTTGTCGCTACGAGTGCCGTTCGGGAAGCCGACAATCGACTTGCATTTACCGACCGAATTTTTATCGCGACCGGTTTTGAAGTCGCACCTCTGGATGAAGCTGAAGTGAACCGGATTACCTACCAGGGAATTCGACCTTACCTGACCGCAAAACCTAATTTGGACGAAGCGCGAACCATCGTTACCGAAATCGGGGGAGGAACAACCGAACTTTTACTGGTCCAACATGGAGACGTACTGTTCTCCAAAAATTATCGACTCGGAGCACTACGACTGCGCGAGATGTTGAAAGGGTATCGAGTACCCTTGTCCAAAGAACGTACGATTATGGAGAATCAGATTGAGCGTGTGATCGAACAAATTGTTCATGAAGTCCCTGGTGATAAATCGATCAAACTCGTGGTGCTTGGCGGTGATGTTCGATTTGCACTATCGCAATTACGGCCGGAAGACGAAATTCCTGACCCCAATGATTCAGCCGATGAACTAGATCGGCTCAAAGTTTCTGAACTAAGTAAGTTCACAAACAAAATTTTACAAAAAGATGAAGACCAGTTGGTTCAAAATTACCATCTTTCATTTACAGATGCAGAAACACTGGGACCTGCGTTATTAGCATATACAAAACTGGCAGAAGCTTATCAACTGAAACATATTTATGTAACAAAAGCCAATTTTCGTGATGGCCTTTTGAAAGAAATGGCAGATCAAAATAACTGGTCGGACGAATTTAACAGACAAGTGATTCGTTCGACGGTAGACTTTGGCAAACGCTTTGACTTTGATGAAACACATGCCCGACACGTTGCTTTTTTGGCTGATACTCTTTTCCAATCACTACAGAATGAGCATAAGCTTGATTTGAGAAATCGGCTTTTACTTTATACAGCCGCTCTACTGCATGAGATTGGAATGTATGTAGACCAACGTGGCTACCATAAACACTCGATGTATTTAATCAGTAACGGTAATTTGTTTGGTTTGGGAAAGTCAGATTTGTTACTCGTCTCATTAATCGCCCGCTATCATCGGCGTGCTTCCCCTAAAGCGACTCATCCAGGATATTCGACCTTAGATCGAGTCAGCCGGATAGCGATCGCAAAAATGGCTGCAATCTTGCGGGTAGCCGACGCACTGGATTACTCTTATAGTCAACGCGTCCAGGAAATTGAATGTGAAATCGTAGAAGGACAGTTGATTATTTCTATACCGCACGTTGAAGATGTTTCTCTGGAACAAATTGCATTAGTGGAAAAAGGCCCATTATTTGAAGAAGTTTTTGGACTCAAAGTCCACTTGAGGAAGAAGAAATAG